From one Triticum aestivum cultivar Chinese Spring chromosome 4B, IWGSC CS RefSeq v2.1, whole genome shotgun sequence genomic stretch:
- the LOC123091044 gene encoding pentatricopeptide repeat-containing protein At4g31850, chloroplastic, translating to MELCCSGVVSGGGGGVAGAGTPRAQKSRTSPGFLTAPPRTRPSSRAGCRQLAAPPCGERVGRPGDAGNVVHMLRSAAAADPAEALELFRSVARQPRVAHTTESCNYMLELMRAHGRVGDVAQVFDLMQRQIVKANVGTFCTVFGAVGVEGGLRSAPVALPVMKEAGIALNAYTYNGLIYFLVKSGFDREAMEVYKAMAADGVVPTVRTYSVLMLAFGKRRDAETVVGLLGEMEARGVRPNVYSYTICIRVLGQAGRLEEAYRILRKMEEEGCKPDVVTNTVLIQILCDAGRLADAKDVFWKMKASDQKPDRVTYITLLDKCGDNSDSRSVSEIWNALKADGYNDNVVAYTAAVDALCQVGRVDEASGVFDEMKQKGIVPQQYSYNSLISGFLKADRFNRALELFNHMNIHGPTPNGYTHVLFINYYGKSGESLKALKRYELMKSKGIVPDVVAGNAVLYGLAKSGRLGMAKRVFHELKAMGISPDNITYTMMIKCCSKASNADEAMKIFSEMIENRCAPDVLAMNSLIDMLYKAGRGNEAWKIFYELKEMNLEPTDCTYNTLLAGLGREGKVKEVMQLLEGMNSNSFPPNIITYNTVLDCLCKNGEVNYALGMLYSMTMNGCMPDLSSYNTVMHGLVKEDRLDEAFWMFCQMKKVLAPDYATVCTILPSFVRSGLMKEALHTVKEYILQPDSKVDRPSVHSLMEGILKRDGTEKSIEFAENIASSGILMDDLFLCPIIRHLCKNKEALAAHELAKKFENFGVLLKIGSYNALICGLVDEDLIDIAEELFSEMKRLGCDPDEFTYHLILDAMGKSMRIEDMLKVQEEMHNKGYKSTYVTYNTIISGLVKSKMLDEAINLYYQLMSEGFSPTPCTYGPLLDGLLKDGNVEDAEVLFDEMVECGCEPNCAIYNILLNGYRLAGDTEKVCELFENMVEQGINPDIKSYTVVIDTLCTDGRLNDGLSYFKQLTDMGLEPDLITYNLLIHGLGKSGRLEEALALYDDMEKKGIAPNLYTYNSLILYLGKAGKAAEAGKMYEELLAKGWKPNVFTYNALIRGYSVSGSPENAFAAYGRMIVGGCRPNSSTYMQLPNQML from the coding sequence ATGGAGCTCTGCTGCTCGGGCGTcgtaagcggcggcggcggcggcgtggccggTGCAGGGACACCTCGGGCCCAGAAGTCCAGGACTTCTCCCGGGTTCCTGACCGCCCCGCCCAGGACGCGGCCGAGCAGCCGCGCCGGCTGCCGCCAGCTCGCGGCGCCGCCCTGCGGCGAACGCGTGGGCCGGCCCGGCGACGCGGGGAACGTCGTCCACATGCTCaggtcagccgccgccgccgacccggcgGAGGCCCTCGAGCTGTTCAGGTCCGTGGCGCGGCAGCCCAGGGTCGCCCACACCACGGAGTCGTGCAACTACATGCTCGAGCTGATGCGCGCGCACGGCCGGGTCGGGGACGTGGCCCAGGTGTTCGACCTAATGCAGAGGCAGATCGTCAAGGCCAATGTGGGCACCTTCTGCACCGTCTTCGGGGCGGTCGGCGTCGAAGGGGGCCTCCGGAGCGCGCCGGTGGCCCTGCCGGTGATGAAGGAGGCCGGGATTGCCTTGAACGCCTACACCTACAATGGCCTCATCTATTTCCTCGTCAAGTCTGGCTTCGACAGGGAGGCCATGGAGGTGTACAAGGCCATGGCGGCGGATGGTGTCGTGCCGACTGTCAGGACCTACTCCGTGCTGATGCTGGCGTTCGGGAAGAGGAGGGACGCTGAGACTGTTGTTGGGCTGTTGGGTGAGATGGAGGCTCGTGGAGTGAGGCCAAATGTGTACAGCTACACCATCTGCATCCGGGTTCTTGGACAAGCTGGGAGATTAGAGGAGGCGTACAGAATTCTTCGCAAAATGGAGGAAGAGGGGTGCAAGCCCGATGTCGTCACCAATACTGTCCTTATACAGATTCTCTGTGATGCCGGTCGACTTGCTGATGCCAAGGATGTATTTTGGAAGATGAAAGCGAGTGATCAAAAGCCTGATAGAGTGACCTACATTACTCTCCTAGACAAGTGCGGCGACAATAGTGACTCGCGGTCAGTAAGTGAAATATGGAATGCATTGAAAGCTGACGGGTATAACGACAATGTCGTTGCTTATACTGCAGCTGTCGATGCATTGTGCCAAGTTGGGAGGGTCGATGAAGCCTCAGGTGTTTTCGATGAGATGAAACAAAAGGGTATAGTACCTCAGCAGTATTCATACAACTCCTTGATATCTGGATTTCTTAAAGCTGATAGGTTTAACCGTGCTCTAGAGCTGTTCAACCATATGAATATTCATGGTCCTACTCCAAATGGATACACACATGTTCTGTTCATAAATTACTATGGAAAATCTGGCGAATCTCTGAAAGCACTTAAAAGGTATGAGCTTATGAAGAGCAAAGGGATtgttcccgatgttgttgctggtaATGCTGTTTTGTATGGTCTTGCTAAATCTGGGCGGCTGGGAATGGCAAAAAGGGTCTTCCATGAATTGAAAGCTATGGGGATTTCTCCAGATAATATCACCTACACTATGATGATCAAGTGTTGCAGCAAGGCATCCAATGCTGATGAGGCCATGAAAATCTTCTCTGAAATGATCGAAAACAGATGTGCTCCTGATGTTCTTGCAATGAATTCTTTGATTGATATGCTCTACAAGGCAGGCAGGGGAAATGAAGCCTGGAAAATCTTCTATGAACTGAAAGAAATGAACCTTGAACCCACTGACTGTACTTACAACACACTTTTGGCAGGATTAGGAAGAGAAGGTAAAGTCAAGGAGGTGATGCAACTGCTTGAAGGAATGAACTCTAATAGCTTTCCACCTAATATAATAACGTACAATACTGTTCTGGATTGTCTCTGCAAAAATGGGGAGGTGAACTATGCACTGGGCATGCTTTACAGTATGACGATGAACGGTTGCATGCCTGACCTTTCATCTTACAACACTGTGATGCATGGTCTTGTTAAAGAGGACAGATTGGATGAGGCATTCTGGATGTTTTGTCAGATGAAAAAGGTTCTTGCTCCAGATTACGCAACAGTGTGTACTATCCTCCCTAGTTTTGTGAGGAGTGGATTAATGAAGGAAGCTCTGCATACTGTTAAAGAATATATTCTTCAACCTGATTCTAAAGTGGATAGACCTTCGGTCCACTCACTGATGGAAGGGATACTGAAGAGGGATGGTACAGAGAAGTCAATTGAGTTTGCCGAAAACATAGCATCAAGTGGCATTCTTATGGATGATTTGTTTTTGTGCCCAATAATTAGGCACCTTTGCAAGAATAAGGAGGCTCTGGCAGCACATGAACTTGCCAAGAAGTTTGAGAATTTTGGTGTTTTGCTAAAAATTGGGTCATATAATGCTCTTATTTGCGGCCTTGTGGATGAAGACCTGATTGATATCGCTGAAGAGTTGTTCTCTGAGATGAAGAGACTCGGATGTGACCCTGATGAGTTTACTTACCATTTGATTCTCGATGCCATGGGGAAGTCGATGCGGATCGAGGATATGCTGAAAGTCCAAGAAGAGATGCATAACAAGGGATACAAATCAACTTATGTTACCTATAACACAATCATTTCGGGTCTTGTAAAATCAAAAATGTTGGACGAGGCTATAAACTTATACTACCAGCTGATGAGCGAAGGCTTCTCTCCCACCCCATGCACATATGGTCCTCTTCTTGATGGGCTGTTGAAAGATGGAAATGTAGAAGATGCAGAAGTTctttttgatgagatggtggagtGTGGATGCGAACCCAACTGCGCCATCTACAACATTCTGCTCAATGGATATCGATTAGCAGGTGACACAGAGAAAGTTTGTGAGCTCTTTGAGAATATGGTGGAGCAGGGGATAAACCCAGATATAAAATCATATACAGTTGTCATCGACACCCTCTGCACAGACGGGCGGTTGAATGATGGCCTGTCTTACTTCAAACAGCTGACAGATATGGGACTTGAGCCTGACCTCATCACCTATAACTTGCTCATACACGGTCTAGGTAAATCTGGAAGACTAGAGGAAGCACTCGCCCTCTACGATGACATGGAGAAGAAAGGAATCGCCCCGAACCTGTACACGTACAACTCACTGATCCTCTACCTGGGCAAAGCGGGGAAGGCCGCGGAAGCCGGCAAAATGTACGAAGAACTGCTGGCGAAAGGCTGGAAGCCCAATGTTTTCACATACAACGCCCTTATCCGGGGGTACAGTGTTTCTGGCAGCCCTGAAAACGCCTTTGCGGCCTACGGTCGGATGATTGTTGGAGGGTGCCGGCCTAATTCGAGCACCTACATGCAACTTCCAAATCAAATGTTGTAA